Below is a window of Ornithodoros turicata isolate Travis chromosome 7, ASM3712646v1, whole genome shotgun sequence DNA.
ttctgaaattttttttctgtttctgactGAAATGTCAACGTCTACTTCAAGTGAGGATATCCGTAACAAAACAGAAATAGGCACATTTGGTAGAGGCGAAGACGCAAATTCATCGACGATTGAGACTAACGTGACGTCACCGTTTGACGCATATGCAAAAAAATATGCATCTTCACAAAACTCTGCACTGTAGTGATAATAAATGCAGTAAATGGCCAACTAAAAGATTTCTTACTTTTGTAAGTGCAACATACCTGGAAATCTTCACGCAAAATTGTTAGTCACAGAATACAGCAAGGATACGTAAGTAGCGCCCCTGTTGGGTGGAGGACAATGTCCAGGCTTGCTCAAAAAGAAACCCTACGGAAGCACATTTCATGAACAGCATCTGGGAGTGAGGAGGGTCCAGCTGCACAGGaaacacatttcagtttcaatACACCCAAATGACCCCAAAAACACCGAATATCCCCTGGTTGTATGAAtaacgtccgatggatatccgaGTGACGTCCATCGGACatacgaattcgttaggacatcATTCGTACGTCCTGAGGATATTCAGTGTTGTTGGGGGAGAGTGCACAGCTGCTACTGCTACCCCACCTGCAGGTCTCTCTTTGAAGTCACCCACCGTCCCCCCACTGCCAAGCAGGAGATAATGTCATGTTTGCTGGGGAGGAAACGATCGCCGAAGGTGTCGCCAAATTCAGAGACGCCGCCGTCAACCACCAGGTCCACTCCGAGACCTGCAGATTCCTTCagtggaaaaagaaaacaaatagaaaGATGGTTAGTGAGCAGTTACAGAAGCACAATGCGTATTTTGCTGAATGCTTACTCTATATCGAATTGCAATAATTTTCTGTCTGTGTTACACATGAATCATGAATCACAATCATGAATCTGCTCAGAAAGCCATCTAAAAAATTTTCcattccgaacgcgttgtggaagcaggtagcttaacttgatgattaacacaaAAATTTTCTCTGTAAGCGATATTTttcgtagaaaataaaaagacacttgaacatcgccgcgcaTGCTCCCGCTCGACTAGCTCTTCAAGGTTAAATgaggaggagaaggaaaaaacgtcattggtgtCGTAAATGAAAAGTGGgaagcggcgaccgcgcttctgtCTGGCTCAGTGCTGcccggttttcttttctttctttctctctgtttttttcttttcccctgCTTTCTCTCTGTCAAGTGATGAATAAGGAAGGACCTCTATATTCCTGCTCGTGAAACCCCagttctcgaaattcatgttctcgtattgccaactttAGGATGGGATggattcatgttctggaaacaaggaaaaccagggaaaatgctgcttcgtaagatgatatgccgtgattaagaacataacatcactatttaaccactcaaattcacgggttttcgatatgtgtccaagtcgtgttagcgaacgaaagccacattttagcatccatttggcttagcagggcggcatgttggttagtttattattaggttagttaGTTGGGTGTTTGCAATGTTATGTctgggttagtcacagttcgccattggcagtttcccgcgcgcgactgcgcattttatagtcagataacatttacgctagtcacgtgttgtttcagtgcacgctgatatgtcgaCAGGCGCAAACTTAacggcgttgtcggtcactatgtggtgacaaaacaaaaggcgccgggcatggatgaactcaaacttgcgtgtttgtgtcgtttagctcgatgattggtatgttgaccataaattgtggtggttttatgacactgcttgggtATGTTGGTGTGTAACCCAGCCAATGGATGTTCAACGCCTGATACTGCGATGTGCCGGCGACGccatattgcgatagatttcactggattgtatctgacaacgtatcggcaagaacactcctccggCTGAATGAGacattaactgaatggctagcAAAGTTGCTAGTCGAAGTGACGGGCAAATTAGCGACCATAgcgatgcagcgatcattttgaagcgtgaactgaagcagcgcttagtgctgcactgtgttaATACTTATTGCCGCCAACAACAGTACAACAAACAGTCGCCATGATAACGAACACAATACGAaacacagacatggacagaacagcgttcaaagtttattttcataatcctgaagtttattttcataattcacctactccggaaggtcgcggGAGGGAACGAGGTCGAGCGGGGACAGGTTGACCTCGCAATCTCTCGGCCTAACCTTGAATGGTGTCTGTAGACCAATGTTtttttactgtatctgataaatcaaagaaaaagcaaaaagaaacttCTTCCACTGCTGCGGCAGGGTTTCGAGTGGAAAATAGCAGACAACGTTCCTCTAAACCAACCAGCGGCTCCACTTTCCAGACGTCCAAATGACGcgagcggctcgacggctcgttccaggcattgccaccgttgcgcatggTTGTGATTTTcgaaatcgaattctgcgatatttgtgcatctgttgatagaattacttcgcatggtgcattttaataggcaTATGAACCGCttggtttaaaaaaaattgtggtgATTGAAGTGCTGTCGCAACCTACCTTGCTAATCTTTTTGTCTGAAAAAGCGCTTAGATATTAAAGgagcaataaacaggtatacaaggtgcacttttttcTAACGTATGTGACCATCCCTTCAAACTGATTTTCAATTTTTGCACAATTTTGGACATTAGCACCTTAGGTGGAACGTTGCAGTGTTAAAGCAAAATAATTTAGTTACCTGCATGCATGCGGAGAATAAACTGTTGGAGGGCTCCTCATGATTGTTGTTGTATCCCATGGAATAGTTGTTGTTTCCTCCAAGATGTATGAGGCATTCAGCCTGACTTCCCAGGCCTTCCAGATACAGTCTTTCATCTTCTGTGCTCCATGTTGTTATCACCTGTACCCAGTTTTAATCATGGATGTAGATAGTACTATCAGCTACACAAATACAGTCATGCCTCATTGATATGGACACTTTCGTCCCCGACCAAAATCGCCCATAATGCGAATCATCCATTTTATTGGATAccaaggaaataacaaaaaaaaaatgaaggtttattgaaaaaaataaacaataaaAAGCTCCCGAATTAGCTCCCCACTGCTTGGTGGTATACTTGGTTGTACATCGATTTCGGCTTAGCGAAACATCGGTAACAAGTAGAGCCTGGTGCTTATCACAACTGTCCTCAAAGAGTTGAAGAGCTGTTTGTAGTCCTGCCTGAGCCATAACAGATGGCTTTGCGTTGCTCAAGTCGTCGAGGCCACAGCTTGACAAGTTGCCTTGACAACTGTACCGCCTCTGTTCTTGTAAGCTGCTGACTGACTGCACTGTTTAACTAAAGGCACTTTTAACTAAAGACTCTTTGCACAAAGGTCAATTGCCACTGGACGTGTTTGGAACAAACATGATGTCACACAGGATTTTCCAGATCCTTCGTGTCCACAAGTAACCCCCTTTCCTCTTATAGTTCTTGTGGACAGCTGTGAAGGAGAGGGCATAATTCCCTTTGTACAATGGAACATCCTACTTCGAAAAAATTACATCCAAAAGAAGAGAATTGTCCGAAAAATTAGTTTCCATATTAACGAGACAAAAATGCACTGAAAAAGTTCAGCTCAGTAAGACATGTTTTTGCCCGCCAgtttgcatcatcatcatcacttcagGTAATActtggaacccccccccccccccccccccctagaacTGAACTCACCAAGGTACCAGGTTCCGATACCGGCACCGGAATGCTAAATATCCTCAGCAGGGCTGCTCAACTTTCCATGCTCATCTAAAATATCGTGTTTCACAACTCCAGATATAAAACtcgattccccccccccccccttcttttcTGAAACTACATCCCAAAAAACACGAGGCACTAAATGTACTAGTACTGCTGTGAATGTACTGCTGTGAATGGAAATTTGCTGTATTCTGCTGTTTTTCTGCTCTGCATCAGGAAAGCAGCAGAATTTTTACTGTACTGCAGTTTTAGTGCAGAAATACAGTAGGAAGGTGTATTTCTGCCACAATAATTTCAGCAAGAAATTCTGCTGAATTGTGAGGTATTCCGCTGTTTTCAGTGCTTTGCAGCAAAAATGTGGCCAAAATGCAGCACAAGGAGCAAAACACAGCAAAAATGCAGCAGACTTACAGCTTACATTTTTGACAGGGCTCGACGACCTAAGAAGCTGATGTTGGAAATGCTACAGTTCCCACAGTTGTGTGGTTTTCACTTGTGTACAGCAGGATGATGGCTTGGGCTAAAAGCTTTCTTTCTGTACCGTTTTCAAGTTTCTGCCACTCGAAATGTTTAATAAACCCTTTCCTTGGCACATAAATACAATGTGCGCGTTATTTCTGTCAATCCAAGGATTATGGTATTACCTTGGCTCCCCAATGATGAGCCAGCTGAACGGCCAAAGCTCCAAAGGAGGAGGCACCGTCCAGAATGAGAGCAGTATCTCCGCTACTTAGACGGCCCAGATAGTGGAGACCAGTGTAGGCCCGTACAGCATCACCTACGCAGCCTGCTGCATCCACAAAGCTGACTCCTTGCGGCTTTATTGCTGCAATTGCGAGAATGGGTAATTACTAGTTAGTACATATGAGTGTTGCAATATATTCATGTCATTACATGAGCATTTGTAAATTGAATATTGCCACAGAAGCACTTGGACAGCAGTTTCACTGCAAGTACGGCTTGTCAGAAGGCATTACTTGTGGAACATTTGAGAGGGTAGCACTAAAAGTCATGTACAGTTCAAAGCATACTTAACAATAAGAGTTTCATTAGGGTAGGTAGGTCGGGGGAGTGGGGGGGAAGGCAGCCTGCACCTTGTTTTTTGGGCAACGATTAAGTGCTAAGTGTTGTGCTGCCAGTCTTCTAGTAAACCATTTATGAACCAGGCTGCAGCAACTGGCAGAAGTGAGTACTGAAAGGCACTTACTGACATCATATTCATGAAGAGCAACATACTCTGAGCAGCCCGACTGGCCATAGTCAAGTGGAATTATCcctataaaataaaaagaaagggaagtTTATGAAGTGCTTCAAAGAAAATTGTCAGGACAGAACCAGCACAGTCATACAATGGGTACCCACAAAGTAaggttccttctttttttcttttcaaaaatgTCGAGGACTAGAATGCCCTTCCACCAGAATTATGTCCCTCATACCTCTTACGAGCTGTGTCGATGGGATAAAAACCTTCTTGGCATAAGACAGGGATAGCATAGGATAGGTATAGCATGGGGATAGCATAGCATAggaattttgtttttgtttgttagcatgtGTGTGTCGTTTATGATGATTATAGGTTGTTTATTTGTGAGCCAGATGAAAATATTGGTCAACTCTGTAAAAGCATGATTGTACAAGGGTCATTCAAGGTTGACTGAGACTTtcatttctttaaatacaatggaaAACTATGTCAGTTATGAAAGTATATTCACCACGTGCATCTAGACACTGCTGCCGTAaccactgcaggacatctttctggagggcttcattTGCGTGGGACGTCTTACCTCCAAGGTGCTCTTATAAGAGAcccaaacaaatggtaatcgcATGATGCTAAGTCTAAGCTGTAAGGGACATAGGGCAAAACCTGCAAGCACATTTCAGCCAGGGTTGCTACCATCGAATTCACCATGAGAAGCCGGGGATTGTCACGAAGAAGAATTAATTACCCTTCCGGACAACATCCCAGGCATTTTCTTGCGAATTGTGTTTCGCACGGCACTCTCTATCACGGGGGATGCTTTTTTcaaaagttgattatcatcatcattctacgcgttttcatgggagctgttgctgtcgtctgctacggtagtcgtacgtccgcttctgcgcgttcaaattttcattgtccaAACATGGTGTAGATCTTGCTGGCTCATGAGTAGCACCCGCAGcagatcgtgcggacgggctcctcataggggttgccgattatgacacggTCGTTATCATCTAGTAGGTTGTGATTCTCACACACTGTCcccagggttgccagatttggctGCTGTGCACCAAGCTGAGCTACTCTCTCGCTGTCGTGGCGCTGTATTGTGGATGATGGAGACTTAGCTATTTTCTGGCCACGTTTATAGATGCTTCTTCGTGCTATTCGTTTGAGACTCGCCAAATCAGGACTGTTTTTGTCATGCACTACATAACGTATGTTTCGTTTGTGCTGAGTCTTTAGCACTTGTTAAAGAGTCCTTCATTCCATATCATACTATGCCTTCACACCACTGACTACAGAAGTGACTACATACAAGGGAAATTGGCTACTTCTAGCTACTGTCTCATGGCTCGTTGGCAACTTTTCAGCTGGGATTTTAAGCTGGCAACTCTAACCGTCCCTTGGACCGCGCACAGCAAATACGAGAGGTGGAGGGCTGCTCTATCTAAATCTCTAAATGTTCTATCTCTAAATGTTCTAAAATCAAACAAGAACACGTCACCGCCACCACACTGTCTCAAAGTGGCATCCGTGACCTTCCAGTGGAACAGATGAACTTGCACGTGTTTTACGATGGGTACTGCAGTCTGGCAGCACCACTATTTACAAACGGAACCTGCTTTGTGGATGTGCCCAGGTGCGGCCTCAGAAATGAATCTTCTAAAGCTCTTTATCTTCTAAGGTTCTCAAAAAGCTCGGTCTCCTGAAGCGCACCTTCAAACGCAGATACCAAGCTCTTGGCCTACCAAACTCTTGTGCTCCCAATTCTGGATTACGTCTCAGTTGTTTGGGACCTTCACACCGACAGGGATGCTAAGACACTAGGAACAGTTCAGTCAAGGACGGTTAGATTCACCACGAAACGCTACGATAGACATTTCTCTCCATCGTCCGCCCGTGACCCCTTAAATCTAGCTTCCCTTAGCAACAGGCAAACTCTGGAAAGACTCAGTATCTCTATCTAACAGTTCATGATGAGATCAACATTCTGTCTTCTTCCTATTTTAGTTTCGCACAGCCCTCGTCAATACGTAGTGCGCATCCCTTGAACACTCTCTCTTCACGCGTTGATGTGTTCAAGTATAGCTTCTTTCCTCGCTCAGCTGTTCAATGGAACTCTATTCCTGGTATGATTAGGGAACTACCTATCTCTTAGTGATTTCACCAGCAATGTACGCCTACTCCTACTCACGACCTACTCGATTATAATGACTATGTCACAGGCACCCCTTCCCCGCggcgcatttggaagctagcggtggcgctactcatcggcccggttactgcttcctcaacttctacaatactttgtacttcagcttaccttagtatttttgtacaagtggTGGATATCCCACGGAAGATTTTTCATTccaaagttgattatcatcatcatcattctacgcgttttcatagtaactgttgctgtcgtctgctacagtagtcgtacgtccgcttgtgcgcattcaaaattcaaatgtCCATTGTCCAATCGTGATGTACAATCTCACGGGCCGATGTGTAGCTCAAcctagcggatcgtgcagaTGGGCTcgtcataggggttgccgattatgtcATTGTTGTTATAATCTGGTAGGTTGTGCTCCTGCTATAGCTTTTTGCCTGCTTTTTAAAGCTccagtatgtataaataaaaaataaataaaataaacgtcCTGGATCTGCCCTTGGATGTGCCTCGTCACTTCTGAGAGCAACGTCACTTACCGACCACCTCATCTCCCGGTTGAAGACTGCTCACTGTTGGGCCAACGTCTACGACTACTCCAGCCACCTCACAGCATACCGGGAAATTTCTCTTCGGGTTTGCCTTGTTTACCCGGTGTAATATCTGTAAAATAAGATAAACAGTATGGTTAGTAAAGCATGTCAATGCCTGTTGTGACTGTTGCAGTGTGAAAGCTCATTTCCTTCCTCCATATCATTCGAAAAGTCTCATCTGACAACATTACTCTGTTAATTACTGCACACATGAGAAACGGTGTTCACATCATAGATACAACATTCCTCTAATAAAGCATGGAGACGTTCACATTACCAGGTCTTCCGTTTCAGAGAGTGCACAGGCTTTAACGTTCACCAAGATGCAGCCATCCTCGACTCTTGGGATTGGTGCCTGAATACAATGAATGAAGAAAATCTCGTCTGATGGACACTGAATACATTGGCTGTGTTGCATAAAAATGACAACTTAACCCTTTCCCACGCCTTCACGTTAGCTTATGTCGCTcagtttttctctctcttttccatTTTTACCCCGTTTGTAACTTTGAAAACAATTCGTTGATATTGTGTGaaagaggctagaagaaaatattaaaattgccacaaaaattcgAACCACTGCTTGGCTTTTCACGATGAGCAGTTTTTGTAAAAGGCAAAACAAACGCAGCACTGGGGGTGTTAACGCTTTTAACAAGATGTACAACCAACCAGTGGAGCCtcatttgtctttttttttggggggggggggggttcattgTCGTAGCGCGTAATTGgggaggggagaggaggaaaactaATGTCTAAcctagcggggggggggggcgattccCCCCTTTGCCACCAGTGCAACCAGCGCAGAATCTCACTCTTCCTCGTGCAGTTTTGGCAAGGTAATAGTTCCCGTTTCAGGATAATCTTATCTGCGCCCACGGACGTACAATGCTTTCCAGCAGATAGCAAGCTTAGAAAGTAAAGGTGAAGAGGGGGTGGTGACAAATAAGCTGTCAATGTTCGCTTCCGGTGTCAAGGTTCGCTTCAAGCACGGTGTGACGGGTGTGATTCGCCGCGATATGTTACGACAGCACATGCCTCCCACTGCATCATTTTTCACAAACACTGTTTCGAATTCAAAATCGTCTCATTCGGCGGTCGCGGTTGTCCGAATTTGTCTTCCTCGCCGCAGCAATGCAAGAATGTAGCTACTGGCTACATTACGAGAAAGGCCAACATACCTGCTCTTCGACGACTACATGCAGCCGCTGCCCCTCACCGATTTCTTTGTACAATGTTTTCATTACTACTTCTTCCGATTTCATGAGTGGGGAATGACAACAACACGCACACAACCGAAACCACTACATCTCTCCAGTCGCCAGTGTTGCCAGGATGGCCCAACATGCGCTATCACGTGTCGTGGTATCGTTTTCTATTCGAACTGTTTTATTGACCCGCTGGCTCTGTGCACATTAGTACTGATCGATTAGTCGATTATGTTTACTCTGTGTTGGCCGCAAGATTCAACAACGGCTTTTATGTAGCTGGAACTGCGTAAGCTGTGTAGCAACTTTTAGGGTGCGTGAGTGCGTGACAGTGGTTTATCCAATCGCAAGGGGCGGATCGAGTCACTGGTTCGTACGCTTTCACGTCCCTTTGTCAAAACGAAAGTGCTgttagccagaaaaatatttcaggagaaaGAATGGCATAAACAGAGGAGGACCCAcaattttacagcgacagccgTTATGGGCTCAATTTCGTGAAGAttacgaaaggaaagttaggtagaaGCGAGCTGGTGTGGTGAAGATTGTCCCGTACGTCGCATCGCTGAAAACTCTTCTCTCCCTTTGCGCGAAATGAAGCGAATTAACGAGAAAAAGGCGCGCGATGCAGATTGGTCATTTCTGAGATCGCGTTGGTTGTGACATTGGCGACCGTGCCGGCTTCTTGTCGCCCGCAGCAGCAGCGCAGACGGTACATCATGTGCATGCGAATGTGAATACCGGCACTATATGAGCCGTCCTAGGAAGTGTACGGAAGAACTTTCTGCGAACCACAATCGACAATGCGAACCACGCACGTAGCGACAAGCGAGCTAATAAAAAACGCTGTTCGGTGGTTTgatgcaggggcggatccagaccccgggcttgggggggggggggggggttctttgttgAAGCGTGTAGTGCGTGGTGGGGgagaggagagagggaaatcctatgtataaactgacgttttgagGGGATCATCGTccaaccccccctccccccggatCCGACTCCGATTTGATGCCTCGGTAACCAGCGTAACATCCGCCAGGTTTCCtgatgtggggggggggggggggggatggtcctgccttggacagcatgctattatactaccaaggtcaattgaaactctatgtaacgACAGAGATTGGAGGGAGGTCAGGTCATCCACCcccataggcggagagttttgaATCTGCCGGAGCCCCCCCTTTTCATGAACACAGCTCATAGGGTGTCGGGAATTCCGTGTTgcgacgttgtgaggcaaatttttacaggattttcatgatgactcgcatgaaacacgctCTTAGGATATTCCTCGAAAttttcatcttgagtgtcagatgggtagacttcccggagggggcGTGGCCCCCCTGCGAAATTTCCGGGGGAGCTCAGGCCCCACctccccgcagtcggcgcctatgtccACCCCCCTAGACCAGCCCCTGGGCATAAACGCGCGCAGGCAAGCAAGTGGACCATCATAGCGCGTGCCCGAAGCACTATCGAAGCTACTTAGGACGGCGGTGAGTAatttcctcaacgttcgtgcaaacGGGCCCAGCGGTAGGCGAGGTTACATACAGGACAGCCACACGacagctcaaaccagcaaaactGTTTATTTGACAAACGAGACATCAACATATAAGCCGGCCCTTAGTAGCGATGTAAcgttgcccatcgctcaggtcGGGAGAGGTTCTGCGGGAACGAAGGTGGAGGATTTCACATTGTTCTCCCTATCCCAAATGCATTATCAAGTGcacgttttttttgtgtgtgtctgtgtttttttttttttttgggggggggggggtgcgattGAGCCGCCGCCGAAACCCCCCCCGCCCCCTACTACGCGGAATAATAAACTACCCATTTCATACAAGCAGGgacggatccagaccctcggtttgggggggaggggttctTTGTCAGAGCGCGTAGTGGGAGAAAGGGACATCCAACGTATACTGTAAAAAGCGGTTAATTTTAGCGGTTAATTCGCGAATTCGTGTGGAAGCGCGTTTCGGGAATATTTCGCGGAATCGCGAATTCGTGGAATCGGACGGAAGCGGAAATCGCGGAATCGGGGGTTCATGACACTGCCAGCaataaacaacgagaattagccggcCTGCCGGCTGGGTTATAGAGGCTATAACCGTGAACTCCAGTCCCGTGACAATGACATATACGTGCTGGCTTTGTGAAAGCAGGTATATGTAATGCCAAGTGATACAGTACgcggcccgggccgacaaaatacgctagcaccgcgggccgggcccgggccgttaaaatacgccaccaccgcgggccgggccgggcccgggccgacaaatatgtttccgagagtcaggaccggccgggccacgcagctaattccacacaatggagatgcattagttcaaatcatcatgcgcttgcgtcattcctgtgcgtatttgcaaagacaagca
It encodes the following:
- the LOC135400351 gene encoding quinone oxidoreductase-like protein 1, whose product is MKSEEVVMKTLYKEIGEGQRLHVVVEEQAPIPRVEDGCILVNVKACALSETEDLILHRVNKANPKRNFPVCCEVAGVVVDVGPTVSSLQPGDEVVGIIPLDYGQSGCSEYVALHEYDVTIKPQGVSFVDAAGCVGDAVRAYTGLHYLGRLSSGDTALILDGASSFGALAVQLAHHWGAKVITTWSTEDERLYLEGLGSQAECLIHLGGNNNYSMGYNNNHEEPSNSLFSACMQESAGLGVDLVVDGGVSEFGDTFGDRFLPSKHDIISCLAVGGRWVTSKRDLQLDPPHSQMLFMKCASVGFLFEQAWTLSSTQQGRYLHILMDIMEKVSSSVIRPNIHHTVAFEAVPEALQRLPQERVGKVVVTWE